A genomic region of Desulfosarcina ovata subsp. ovata contains the following coding sequences:
- a CDS encoding lipoprotein-releasing ABC transporter permease subunit, producing MSFVTFVSGRYLRTRQKRAFISLITVLSIAGVALGVMALIVVIAVMAGFETDLKDRIMGVRPHVVITRTKGSFTDYQPILDKVDHIEGIETASPFISAQVVLRTANRAAGAVLKGIDANQKKGIIKSIDTHRLAGGAGTEESDEKDRQRPGIILGKELAANLGVVSGDSIYMISPRGTLSPAGHIPAMVKFQVVDRFESGMYEFDGTLALIDISEAQKMLHMQGAISGIEIRLADMDRVAEVTGRLKRYLAKEYTIEDWKQMNRNLFSALQLEKTVMFIILALIVLVAAFNIAGSLVMMVMEKRKDVAILKTMGATAKSIGRIFVIKGLMIGAVGTVLGTGAGLALCILLERYSFIHLPADVYYITTLPVNLKIMDVFLIAACAMAICFAATIYPARQAAGIDPVEALRHG from the coding sequence ATGTCTTTTGTGACATTTGTATCCGGGCGTTATCTCAGAACGCGTCAGAAGCGGGCCTTCATTTCGCTGATTACCGTATTGTCCATTGCCGGCGTTGCTCTGGGCGTAATGGCCCTGATCGTTGTGATTGCCGTCATGGCCGGTTTCGAGACGGACCTGAAAGATAGAATCATGGGGGTCCGTCCCCATGTGGTGATCACCCGGACAAAGGGCTCCTTTACCGATTACCAACCAATTCTGGACAAAGTGGACCATATTGAAGGGATCGAAACCGCATCGCCGTTTATTTCCGCCCAGGTAGTTCTGCGAACCGCCAATCGTGCGGCCGGCGCGGTTCTCAAAGGCATCGATGCCAATCAGAAAAAGGGAATTATAAAAAGCATCGATACCCACCGCCTGGCGGGAGGCGCCGGTACCGAAGAGTCCGACGAAAAGGACCGGCAACGGCCCGGAATCATTTTGGGCAAGGAACTGGCCGCCAATCTGGGCGTGGTCAGCGGCGATTCAATTTACATGATCTCCCCCCGGGGCACCCTGTCACCCGCCGGGCACATTCCGGCCATGGTCAAATTTCAGGTCGTCGATCGCTTCGAATCGGGAATGTATGAATTTGATGGGACACTGGCCCTGATCGACATTTCAGAAGCCCAGAAAATGCTGCACATGCAAGGGGCCATCAGCGGCATCGAAATCCGCCTTGCGGATATGGATCGGGTCGCCGAGGTAACCGGTCGGCTGAAACGATATCTCGCTAAAGAATACACCATCGAGGACTGGAAACAGATGAACCGGAATCTCTTTTCGGCCCTGCAGCTGGAAAAAACCGTCATGTTCATCATCCTGGCCCTGATCGTCCTGGTGGCTGCATTCAACATCGCCGGTTCACTGGTCATGATGGTCATGGAAAAACGGAAAGATGTCGCTATTCTGAAAACCATGGGGGCAACCGCAAAATCCATCGGGCGGATTTTCGTGATCAAAGGATTGATGATCGGTGCTGTGGGAACCGTGTTGGGAACGGGTGCCGGATTGGCCCTCTGCATCCTTCTCGAACGCTACTCCTTCATTCATCTGCCCGCCGACGTCTACTATATCACGACATTGCCGGTCAATTTGAAAATCATGGACGTTTTCCTGATCGCCGCGTGTGCCATGGCCATCTGCTTTGCAGCGACCATCTATCCGGCACGGCAGGCGGCAGGTATCGACCCGGTGGAGGCACTGCGTCATGGATAA
- a CDS encoding ABC transporter ATP-binding protein — MDNDHRPDDTGPGTHTANSGLPLIQANGISKTYNHSGACITVIDNLSFRLDCKETIGIVGASGIGKSTLLHILGTLDRPDAGQLVYSGKDVLLLDDTQLARFRNRAIGFVFQFHHLLPEFSALENTMMPALINGTEKKTARAEAEAILVRVGLKERLGHRAAELSGGEQQRVALARALVQQPDILLADEPTGNLDRGNSDRIHRLLMELNEEMGMALVVVTHNPELAALVSRRVTILNGRLHELNNGLPVASSFKG; from the coding sequence ATGGATAACGACCATCGCCCCGATGATACGGGTCCCGGAACACACACCGCCAACAGCGGCCTGCCGTTGATCCAGGCCAACGGTATCAGCAAAACCTACAATCATAGTGGGGCCTGCATTACGGTCATCGACAACCTCTCTTTCCGGTTGGACTGCAAGGAAACCATCGGCATTGTGGGCGCGTCAGGCATCGGCAAATCCACTCTCCTGCACATTCTGGGGACCCTGGATCGACCCGATGCCGGGCAACTGGTCTATTCCGGGAAAGATGTCCTGCTGCTGGATGACACCCAGTTGGCCCGTTTTCGCAATCGGGCAATCGGCTTTGTTTTTCAGTTCCATCACCTGCTGCCCGAATTCTCCGCCCTGGAAAACACCATGATGCCGGCCCTGATCAATGGGACCGAAAAAAAAACGGCCCGGGCGGAGGCCGAAGCCATCCTAGTGCGGGTGGGGCTGAAAGAACGCCTTGGCCACCGGGCCGCGGAGCTGTCCGGTGGGGAGCAGCAACGGGTGGCACTGGCACGCGCCCTGGTACAACAGCCCGATATCCTTCTGGCCGACGAACCAACCGGAAACCTGGACCGGGGCAACAGCGACCGCATTCATCGATTGCTGATGGAACTGAACGAGGAGATGGGCATGGCACTGGTGGTGGTCACTCACAATCCTGAGCTGGCCGCGCTGGTATCAAGACGGGTCACCATCCTTAACGGCCGATTGCATGAACTGAACAATGGGTTACCGGTTGCATCTTCCTTTAAAGGATGA
- the bamA gene encoding outer membrane protein assembly factor BamA, protein MLRRFLLLLPLFFFLLANTTAAADSVQVLVLPFEIHADQDLSYLKEEIPKTIREDLQAEGAVMVPPDSAQGVAASASDLDDVGTLRQTGLEAGADYIVWGSLTRIGDSISLDTRMIESVGTKPVYAVYEAGAGMESLRNIVNQSSQKLARHLFSRDIITQIRVTGNRRIEADAIERVIRSKTGDVLRAGEIAKDMKNIYKMGYFDDIRVESETDPDGKVIVFHVTEKPTIRRISLSGNQVFEDDKLRENLNISTGSILNIFTIKSNIDQLQSMYKDKNYHNVNITYAVHEQENNQADIEFVIEEGNKVKIDKITFLGNTTLTDKELLKLIKTSERGFFSWLTSSGELNREDLKQDAGRIMGHYQISGFIHAKVADPVVDFEDEAIHITFKIEEGERFKVGRIDIQGDLIIPKEKLMPALKIAKEPFFSRETVRQDIVSLTDVYANAGFAYASVSPLTKENRQTHLVDITYSIDKGEKVYFENIEIVGNTRTRDKVIRRELRIYEQQLYSGSRLKRSVRNLNRLDYFEDVKVDTPKGSADDRMRVKLEVTEKPTGSFTFGAGYSTVDKFFVTGSITQRNLFGRGQTLKLSGQIGGSSDLYNIGFTEPWLFDIPLSGTVNIYRQTREYDTYDRTSRGGTVGVSYPIWDYTRVSLAYRYDITDLDDIEDDANDNVKALEGENATSAVTIALTYDSRDKTFNTTNGQYHRLAYTYAGPGGDIGFNKVVAELGWYIPVFKNLVTFLHGESGTVRQTSGYILPDYEKFYLGGMNSIRGFDYQDINIPTVNSDGEDSEEGGLSYVQFNFELTYPIVKDLGLVGVLFYDTGNVYADESIDIGDLRQSAGYGIRWYSPIGPIRIEAGHILDPREDEDSSAKWEFSMGAAF, encoded by the coding sequence ATGTTGAGGCGTTTTTTATTGCTGCTGCCACTCTTTTTTTTCCTTTTGGCCAATACCACAGCTGCTGCAGATTCGGTTCAGGTGCTGGTGTTGCCATTTGAAATTCATGCCGACCAGGACCTTTCCTACTTGAAAGAGGAAATCCCGAAAACCATCCGGGAAGACCTGCAAGCCGAAGGGGCGGTGATGGTTCCACCGGACAGCGCCCAGGGTGTGGCGGCCAGTGCATCCGATTTGGATGATGTCGGGACGCTAAGGCAAACCGGCCTTGAGGCCGGTGCCGACTATATCGTTTGGGGCAGCCTGACCCGAATCGGTGACAGCATCAGCCTTGACACCCGCATGATCGAATCGGTGGGCACGAAGCCGGTCTACGCGGTTTACGAAGCCGGAGCCGGCATGGAAAGTCTACGAAACATCGTCAACCAGTCATCCCAAAAGCTTGCCCGGCACCTCTTCAGCCGGGATATCATTACCCAGATCCGGGTAACGGGCAACCGCCGTATCGAGGCGGATGCCATCGAACGGGTTATCCGGAGCAAAACGGGCGATGTGCTGCGTGCCGGGGAAATCGCCAAAGACATGAAAAACATCTACAAGATGGGTTATTTCGACGATATCCGGGTTGAATCCGAGACCGACCCGGACGGCAAGGTCATCGTTTTCCACGTCACCGAAAAACCGACCATCCGTAGAATTTCATTAAGCGGCAACCAGGTTTTTGAAGACGACAAGCTGCGTGAAAACCTAAACATCAGTACAGGATCGATCCTTAACATTTTCACCATCAAATCCAATATCGATCAGCTCCAGTCCATGTACAAGGACAAAAACTACCATAATGTCAACATCACCTATGCCGTCCACGAGCAGGAGAACAATCAGGCGGATATCGAATTTGTCATTGAAGAAGGCAACAAGGTTAAAATCGACAAGATCACTTTTCTGGGCAACACAACCCTCACCGACAAGGAACTGCTCAAATTGATCAAGACCTCCGAAAGGGGCTTTTTCTCATGGCTCACCTCTTCCGGTGAATTAAACCGGGAAGACCTCAAGCAGGATGCCGGCCGGATCATGGGCCATTACCAAATCAGCGGTTTCATTCATGCCAAGGTTGCCGATCCAGTAGTCGATTTTGAAGACGAGGCCATCCACATCACCTTCAAAATCGAAGAAGGTGAACGATTCAAGGTCGGACGCATCGATATTCAGGGGGATCTCATCATCCCCAAAGAAAAGTTGATGCCTGCACTGAAAATCGCCAAGGAACCGTTTTTCAGCCGTGAAACGGTTCGCCAGGATATTGTCTCCCTGACCGACGTTTACGCAAACGCCGGATTTGCCTATGCCAGCGTCAGCCCGTTGACCAAAGAAAATCGGCAAACGCATCTCGTGGATATCACCTACTCCATTGACAAGGGTGAAAAGGTCTATTTTGAAAATATCGAAATTGTCGGCAACACGCGTACCCGGGACAAAGTCATCCGTCGGGAACTGCGCATTTACGAGCAGCAACTCTACTCCGGCAGCCGTCTCAAACGCAGCGTGCGCAACCTGAACCGGCTGGATTATTTCGAAGACGTGAAGGTGGACACGCCCAAAGGCAGTGCTGACGATCGCATGCGCGTCAAGTTGGAAGTCACTGAGAAACCGACTGGAAGTTTCACTTTCGGCGCCGGATACAGCACGGTGGACAAGTTTTTTGTAACCGGTTCAATCACCCAACGCAACCTGTTCGGCCGCGGACAAACGCTTAAATTAAGCGGCCAGATCGGCGGATCATCGGACCTTTACAACATCGGCTTCACCGAACCCTGGTTATTCGACATTCCCCTTTCCGGTACCGTCAACATCTACCGCCAGACCCGCGAATACGACACCTATGACCGAACGAGCCGCGGTGGAACCGTAGGGGTCAGCTACCCCATCTGGGACTATACACGGGTTTCCCTGGCCTATCGCTACGATATTACCGATCTCGATGACATCGAAGATGACGCCAACGACAACGTCAAAGCGCTGGAGGGCGAAAATGCCACCAGTGCGGTGACCATAGCCCTTACCTACGATTCCAGAGACAAGACCTTCAACACCACCAATGGTCAATACCACCGTCTCGCGTACACCTACGCCGGTCCTGGCGGAGACATCGGTTTCAACAAGGTTGTTGCCGAACTGGGCTGGTACATCCCGGTATTCAAGAATCTGGTTACCTTCCTGCATGGGGAATCCGGTACTGTCAGACAAACCAGCGGCTACATCCTGCCGGATTACGAAAAATTCTATCTGGGGGGTATGAATTCGATTCGTGGTTTTGATTATCAGGATATCAACATACCGACGGTCAACAGCGATGGAGAAGATTCGGAGGAGGGCGGGCTCTCCTACGTACAGTTCAATTTTGAACTCACCTACCCGATCGTCAAGGACCTTGGCCTGGTAGGCGTGCTTTTTTACGATACCGGGAATGTCTATGCCGACGAATCGATCGATATTGGTGATCTTCGCCAAAGCGCCGGGTATGGTATCCGTTGGTACTCGCCCATCGGTCCGATTCGGATTGAAGCCGGACATATTCTGGACCCCAGAGAGGATGAAGATTCCAGTGCCAAATGGGAGTTCTCCATGGGCGCCGCATTCTAA
- a CDS encoding OmpH family outer membrane protein, protein MILAVMTTLIFSGAAFGADVAKIGLVDFQQVFDESDAGKVIKAELTAKGKQMEVALKEKGAEIEELKKRLEREALVMDKAMRDEKEREFRIKVNDIKSLQKKYESELQSHQKRLMGELQKATLQIIEEIGKSGSYLMIMPKVGVLYAPDTIDITDQVIKKYNAMNAKKGK, encoded by the coding sequence ATGATACTGGCCGTAATGACCACCCTGATCTTCAGTGGGGCTGCCTTTGGGGCGGATGTCGCCAAAATTGGTCTGGTCGATTTTCAGCAAGTGTTTGACGAATCGGATGCCGGAAAGGTGATCAAAGCCGAACTCACCGCCAAAGGCAAGCAGATGGAAGTCGCGCTTAAAGAGAAAGGCGCCGAAATCGAGGAACTGAAAAAACGTCTCGAACGGGAAGCGCTGGTGATGGACAAGGCCATGCGCGATGAGAAAGAGCGCGAATTCCGAATCAAGGTCAACGACATTAAAAGTTTGCAGAAAAAATATGAATCCGAGCTGCAAAGTCATCAGAAACGGCTGATGGGCGAACTCCAGAAAGCGACGCTCCAAATCATCGAGGAAATCGGAAAATCGGGCAGCTATCTGATGATCATGCCCAAGGTGGGGGTCCTGTACGCCCCGGACACCATCGATATCACCGATCAAGTGATCAAAAAATACAACGCCATGAATGCAAAAAAGGGCAAGTAA
- the lpxD gene encoding UDP-3-O-(3-hydroxymyristoyl)glucosamine N-acyltransferase has translation MGTEYTLQQIANTIACDLAGDSEKRITGIAPFETAGPEQITFAAGSKYLKRINAIQAGAVIVPKSFTATTGANLIKADNPQLAFNQVVALFHPTSAPTPGISEQAMIASDARLGEDVHVGAFATVGKGAAVGDRSVIHNGVFIDRNVVIGDDVIIHPNVTIMHGCRIGNRVTIHPGTVIGSDGFGFVPDGGRYHKIPQMGIVQIDDDVEIGAGNTIDRATFGRTWIQRGVKTDNLVHIAHNVVIGEDSVIVAQVGIAGSTTIGHHAIIAGQAGISGHLTLGNHVTVGPMTGVGKPIADGEVVSSGSTSMPHRTWLRVQRIIPALPEMKKQVAELEKKIKELEKRIKDQ, from the coding sequence GTGGGAACCGAATACACGCTTCAACAGATTGCCAATACCATCGCGTGTGACCTAGCGGGCGATTCGGAAAAGCGCATCACCGGAATAGCACCGTTCGAAACGGCAGGGCCGGAGCAGATCACGTTTGCCGCCGGAAGCAAATACCTGAAACGGATCAACGCCATCCAGGCCGGTGCCGTTATCGTCCCCAAAAGCTTCACGGCAACCACCGGTGCCAACCTGATCAAGGCCGACAATCCCCAGCTGGCGTTCAATCAAGTGGTCGCCCTGTTTCACCCAACATCCGCCCCCACCCCCGGAATCAGTGAACAGGCCATGATTGCCAGCGATGCTCGCCTGGGCGAGGATGTCCATGTCGGCGCCTTTGCGACTGTCGGCAAGGGTGCCGCAGTCGGGGACCGGTCGGTGATTCATAACGGGGTGTTCATCGATCGCAATGTTGTAATTGGAGATGACGTGATCATCCATCCCAATGTTACCATTATGCACGGCTGCCGGATCGGAAACCGGGTCACCATCCATCCGGGAACCGTGATCGGCAGCGACGGATTCGGCTTCGTCCCCGATGGGGGCCGCTACCACAAGATACCCCAGATGGGGATTGTCCAGATCGACGATGACGTTGAAATCGGCGCCGGGAACACGATCGACCGGGCCACCTTTGGCCGGACCTGGATCCAGCGAGGTGTGAAAACGGACAACCTGGTTCACATCGCCCATAATGTGGTCATCGGAGAAGACAGTGTCATCGTAGCCCAGGTCGGTATCGCCGGTAGCACGACCATCGGCCACCACGCCATCATTGCTGGCCAAGCGGGCATCTCCGGACACCTGACCCTGGGCAATCATGTCACTGTGGGTCCCATGACCGGAGTCGGAAAGCCAATCGCTGACGGGGAAGTGGTCTCCTCGGGCTCAACATCCATGCCCCATCGGACCTGGCTTCGGGTTCAGCGGATCATTCCGGCACTGCCCGAAATGAAAAAGCAGGTTGCCGAGTTGGAAAAAAAGATCAAGGAATTGGAAAAAAGAATCAAGGATCAGTGA
- the lpxA gene encoding acyl-ACP--UDP-N-acetylglucosamine O-acyltransferase, with protein MIHPTSIVSPDATIGENVEIGAYSIIGPHVTIGKGTWIGPHVVIDPFVTIGPGCKIFQFAAIGAIPQDLKFGGEKSWVKIGANVTIREFVTIHRGTEPGGSVTELGEHCFLMAYTHIAHDCHVGKMVVLANNTTLAGHITIGNFATVGGLVAIHQFVRVGDYAFVGGKSAVVKDVPPYVIAAGDRAVLHGLNRVGLKRHGFSDQTLSALKKTYRILFRYGLTLNEAISRIHAEVEMVPEVKNFIGFIKASSRGVTR; from the coding sequence ATGATTCATCCCACTTCAATCGTCAGCCCCGACGCCACCATTGGCGAAAACGTGGAAATTGGCGCCTACTCAATCATTGGCCCTCATGTAACCATCGGTAAAGGGACCTGGATCGGCCCCCATGTGGTGATCGATCCCTTTGTAACCATCGGTCCCGGATGCAAAATTTTCCAATTTGCCGCCATCGGCGCGATTCCCCAGGACCTGAAATTCGGTGGTGAAAAGAGCTGGGTAAAAATTGGTGCGAATGTGACCATCCGGGAATTTGTGACCATCCACCGTGGAACGGAACCCGGCGGCAGTGTTACCGAATTGGGGGAGCACTGCTTTCTGATGGCCTACACCCATATCGCCCATGACTGCCATGTGGGGAAAATGGTCGTCCTGGCCAACAACACCACACTGGCCGGCCACATCACCATCGGTAATTTCGCCACGGTCGGGGGACTGGTGGCCATCCATCAGTTTGTCCGCGTTGGCGACTATGCTTTTGTCGGTGGAAAATCGGCAGTCGTCAAGGATGTCCCCCCCTATGTCATTGCCGCCGGGGATCGGGCGGTCCTGCACGGGCTGAACCGGGTGGGTCTCAAACGTCACGGGTTTTCCGATCAGACCCTGTCCGCGTTGAAAAAGACCTATCGCATTCTGTTCCGTTACGGTTTGACGCTCAATGAGGCCATATCGAGGATTCATGCCGAAGTCGAGATGGTGCCCGAGGTGAAAAATTTCATTGGTTTCATCAAGGCATCTTCCAGGGGTGTGACCCGCTAG